A window of Schistocerca serialis cubense isolate TAMUIC-IGC-003099 chromosome 1, iqSchSeri2.2, whole genome shotgun sequence genomic DNA:
ttttcttgCAGCTGTTTCTCTCCGCTGATTATGCTGCTAATTTTGTTACTGATACCACAGATCAGGAAGATTATTTGCTTCAGGATCTGCAACAGTCACTGCAGCAACAGCTTGAGAAGTGTCATCACGAACTATCTCAACGACTCTGGTTGCAAAAGCATTTCCAACTAAAAGTTCATCTGGAACCAAGGAGCATGACATTGCCCCCTCCAAGTGGTCAAAATTATCCACACCGCCTGCTGAACTTCCTAATCTAAAGTTCATATCAACTTGCTCAGAATCGTCAGGGTTCTGCCATTCAGCTGATGGCTCCACATTATCTTGCTTCTTCACTGTTTCATTATCTCTAATGACCATTTTAAACTCATTTGGTCGTGATTTTTCATTTAGCATTTTACTGTCACCATGAATTTTAGAAAGATGAATAGCACATTTGTGACGAGTTGTAAAACCACGCTTACAGATTTCACAATTATATGGGTAAACTCTTGTGTGCAGAATGATATGGCGTTTCAATGTGCCTCCAACAGGAAAAGTAAGAGGACAGTGAGGGCATTTGTAGGGTCGCTCTCCAGTATGTTTACGTTTGTGCACTGCTAACAATGAAGAGTGTCGAAATTTACGACCACAAAAATTACATTTGTATGGGAATGGGTTGTCATGCCATTTTCGATGAATCCAATATGTACTCTGGAAACAAAACTTACGACCACAGACATCACATATGTAACGTTCCTCCTTTGTATGCTTACTTCTGTGTTCTTCCATCATCATTCTTGACATGAAACCTCTGCCACAATAATCACAGCAAAATTTGTATTGGCCAGTATGTAGCGCAAAATGATTTCGCAGGCCAGTTTTtgttttaaatactttttcacattcACTGCATTCAAACTTTTCTGTAGTATCTTTCATATGCCTCAATTCATGAAATCGTAATGTTTTTAATTTAAGTATTTCCTTACCGCAATAGCGACAGTGAGGATCTCTATGAGTTGTATCCTTGTGAGACCGCAGCTGATCAACTTCAGAAAATTTTTCTCCACATTCATCACAATAGGGCACAAATACACAATTTTCTTCATGTGTCAGACAATGTTCCTTTGTCAAAAATGATGCTGAACAGTGCATACAATtatgatgcattttatgtgtttgatGTTTTTCACTATTATGTTTATGTAGATCATTCATATTTAGAAAATGCTTATTGCATAACTTACAGCTTAAATTCTTTGAACATATATCTCTATGGTACAACATTTTACTGTTGCTAGAAAAGAATTTGCCACAAATTTCACACTGTGCAGTTCCTGGTTTTGTTATATGAAAAAGAAAAGGTGTCCTCATTTCCTTCATTGTTTGTGGTGGATAACTTATTGATCCACAGCTATCTGACAGAGATGTTTCATTATCAACTTTTGCCTTCATCTCACAATCTTTCTGCTTTGTACTTTCAGTTCCATTTTTTGACACAAGTTCACTTTTCTGAATATCTCTGTATGGTGCACCTAATAAATATTCATGGCTTGAATTAGAACtaacatttttctcagaatttcccttTTGTTTTACAGCTGAGTCAGTCCTAGCATTTTCGATAAATTTATTAATCGGAAAATTACGTGGAATACTGTTATTTACTTGGGTTGCTTCAGATGAATGTGACCTATGTGTTGTTACTAAGGATTCACTAGAGTTTTCAAAAGTTGAGTTCTGAGTTGTTGCAGACTGCTGTTCATTTTTACCAGAAACTGTATAATCTATTTCACCATCAGCGTGCTGGCTAGAATTACAGTCATTTTTTGTACATGTAGTGGAATTGGAAGTCGCTCTTCCTGATACATTTTCAATGGCTAACTCTGTGCCATTTAAGTTATTGTTATTTCTATTAGGAACTTGCATAAATTGAGTGCTTACTTTTTTAAACAagttcataaaattttcattgttcATATACTGGTTGGAAGACTTATTACTGTCCAAGCAACCTTTCTGCTTTAAATCACAAAAATTAtgactggttatttctgtagtaagtaaTGTGTCTTTCTTTAATGATGGTAGCGTATGATGTACATTTTTATGGTGCTGTAGTAACCTATCTGAGGGAAACACTAAAGAGCAAGAACTGCAGAAGTAATGTTCTGTGTTGGGAATTCTGTCCTCAGTAGCTAACTTCTTATTTTCAGTCATTTTATAATTAGTGTCAACAGTCACCTTGTCTTCTGCCTTCAGAATATTAAAGCCATCTTTTGTGATACCATTTTGTAAATTACAGGTGAGCTCTTCCTGGATTACTCTCTGATCACTTCCTTTCTCTGTACTGCCCACAAAATGATCGTCTGTTTTGTATGAATTCGATTTTTGGCCATGTGCTCTCTTTAGAAAGCTTTTACATGATGACTCGTATTCTGAGCgattttgaaaatgaaactgctgATGGTCTCTGTAAGTCACTATGCTTCCTGTTTTGAAGTTGCAAATGCTGCAGGTGTATTCTCCAGAAATAAAAATACTTGTTTTCTTGTTACCAGGCTGTCCACTCTGCAGCTTATGGTGTACCATATCATTATGAGAGCTAGTTTGTATATGCGATGCAAGCATGTTTTCTTCTTCAAAAATCATGTCACAGATATGGCACAGCCACTCTGCTGaatgaatattttttatttgtttctgggtTCCTTGAGAACTCTTAAAATCATTTTCACATTTGATGCCGTCATACTTATTGCAAGAATGGGCTTTATACACAGAGATATCAGGAGTTTTCAGTTCACATAAACTGCATTTGTATTCCTTATTTGTGGAGGATGACTGTCCATTTAAAACACCCAATGCATCTGTAGTTctccttttcttcttcctcctcttaccAAGTCTTTCATCCAGTATTATTTCAGCATTTATATTTTTGGGACTCTTTGTTGCGCTGCTTAAAATTCCTGGAATATTCTCACATCCATCCTGCAAGataaaattattgtaattaaaacaaaattctttaaaataacAATTATCATAATCAAcaatcataatattgttacagtctgtcctggactttccattgattA
This region includes:
- the LOC126473904 gene encoding zinc finger protein 493-like isoform X3; amino-acid sequence: MPKGFLLYNEEENENDKASCKKLCGKEGEVAVDEEFKDGCENIPGILSSATKSPKNINAEIILDERLGKRRKKKRRTTDALGVLNGQSSSTNKEYKCSLCELKTPDISVYKAHSCNKYDGIKCENDFKSSQGTQKQIKNIHSAEWLCHICDMIFEEENMLASHIQTSSHNDMVHHKLQSGQPGNKKTSIFISGEYTCSICNFKTGSIVTYRDHQQFHFQNRSEYESSCKSFLKRAHGQKSNSYKTDDHFVGSTEKGSDQRVIQEELTCNLQNGITKDGFNILKAEDKVTVDTNYKMTENKKLATEDRIPNTEHYFCSSCSLVFPSDRLLQHHKNVHHTLPSLKKDTLLTTEITSHNFCDLKQKGCLDSNKSSNQYMNNENFMNLFKKVSTQFMQVPNRNNNNLNGTELAIENVSGRATSNSTTCTKNDCNSSQHADGEIDYTVSGKNEQQSATTQNSTFENSSESLVTTHRSHSSEATQVNNSIPRNFPINKFIENARTDSAVKQKGNSEKNVSSNSSHEYLLGAPYRDIQKSELVSKNGTESTKQKDCEMKAKVDNETSLSDSCGSISYPPQTMKEMRTPFLFHITKPGTAQCEICGKFFSSNSKMLYHRDICSKNLSCKLCNKHFLNMNDLHKHNSEKHQTHKMHHNCMHCSASFLTKEHCLTHEENCVFVPYCDECGEKFSEVDQLRSHKDTTHRDPHCRYCGKEILKLKTLRFHELRHMKDTTEKFECSECEKVFKTKTGLRNHFALHTGQYKFCCDYCGRGFMSRMMMEEHRSKHTKEERYICDVCGRKFCFQSTYWIHRKWHDNPFPYKCNFCGRKFRHSSLLAVHKRKHTGERPYKCPHCPLTFPVGGTLKRHIILHTRVYPYNCEICKRGFTTRHKCAIHLSKIHGDSKMLNEKSRPNEFKMVIRDNETVKKQDNVEPSAEWQNPDDSEQVDMNFRLGSSAGGVDNFDHLEGAMSCSLVPDELLVGNAFATRVVEIVRDDTSQAVAAVTVADPEANNLPDLWYQ
- the LOC126473904 gene encoding zinc finger protein 91-like isoform X1, with protein sequence MYSKAVKVSSETRIHFRQTSISLTEAANKQITGGKSNRDSTGDLRCFICDGKITGTCFPLVVGVTPYSKTDIPTKIGQLMGEGFMVVVSEDDNLCKRCTSLLYQLDRLEVDLNLVKEALTNYLKLKYQLNEEDHEIATSRDDSSFLLYNEEENENDKASCKKLCGKEGEVAVDEEFKDGCENIPGILSSATKSPKNINAEIILDERLGKRRKKKRRTTDALGVLNGQSSSTNKEYKCSLCELKTPDISVYKAHSCNKYDGIKCENDFKSSQGTQKQIKNIHSAEWLCHICDMIFEEENMLASHIQTSSHNDMVHHKLQSGQPGNKKTSIFISGEYTCSICNFKTGSIVTYRDHQQFHFQNRSEYESSCKSFLKRAHGQKSNSYKTDDHFVGSTEKGSDQRVIQEELTCNLQNGITKDGFNILKAEDKVTVDTNYKMTENKKLATEDRIPNTEHYFCSSCSLVFPSDRLLQHHKNVHHTLPSLKKDTLLTTEITSHNFCDLKQKGCLDSNKSSNQYMNNENFMNLFKKVSTQFMQVPNRNNNNLNGTELAIENVSGRATSNSTTCTKNDCNSSQHADGEIDYTVSGKNEQQSATTQNSTFENSSESLVTTHRSHSSEATQVNNSIPRNFPINKFIENARTDSAVKQKGNSEKNVSSNSSHEYLLGAPYRDIQKSELVSKNGTESTKQKDCEMKAKVDNETSLSDSCGSISYPPQTMKEMRTPFLFHITKPGTAQCEICGKFFSSNSKMLYHRDICSKNLSCKLCNKHFLNMNDLHKHNSEKHQTHKMHHNCMHCSASFLTKEHCLTHEENCVFVPYCDECGEKFSEVDQLRSHKDTTHRDPHCRYCGKEILKLKTLRFHELRHMKDTTEKFECSECEKVFKTKTGLRNHFALHTGQYKFCCDYCGRGFMSRMMMEEHRSKHTKEERYICDVCGRKFCFQSTYWIHRKWHDNPFPYKCNFCGRKFRHSSLLAVHKRKHTGERPYKCPHCPLTFPVGGTLKRHIILHTRVYPYNCEICKRGFTTRHKCAIHLSKIHGDSKMLNEKSRPNEFKMVIRDNETVKKQDNVEPSAEWQNPDDSEQVDMNFRLGSSAGGVDNFDHLEGAMSCSLVPDELLVGNAFATRVVEIVRDDTSQAVAAVTVADPEANNLPDLWYQ
- the LOC126473904 gene encoding zinc finger protein 91-like isoform X2: MFTNHRLCCQGGKSNRDSTGDLRCFICDGKITGTCFPLVVGVTPYSKTDIPTKIGQLMGEGFMVVVSEDDNLCKRCTSLLYQLDRLEVDLNLVKEALTNYLKLKYQLNEEDHEIATSRDDSSFLLYNEEENENDKASCKKLCGKEGEVAVDEEFKDGCENIPGILSSATKSPKNINAEIILDERLGKRRKKKRRTTDALGVLNGQSSSTNKEYKCSLCELKTPDISVYKAHSCNKYDGIKCENDFKSSQGTQKQIKNIHSAEWLCHICDMIFEEENMLASHIQTSSHNDMVHHKLQSGQPGNKKTSIFISGEYTCSICNFKTGSIVTYRDHQQFHFQNRSEYESSCKSFLKRAHGQKSNSYKTDDHFVGSTEKGSDQRVIQEELTCNLQNGITKDGFNILKAEDKVTVDTNYKMTENKKLATEDRIPNTEHYFCSSCSLVFPSDRLLQHHKNVHHTLPSLKKDTLLTTEITSHNFCDLKQKGCLDSNKSSNQYMNNENFMNLFKKVSTQFMQVPNRNNNNLNGTELAIENVSGRATSNSTTCTKNDCNSSQHADGEIDYTVSGKNEQQSATTQNSTFENSSESLVTTHRSHSSEATQVNNSIPRNFPINKFIENARTDSAVKQKGNSEKNVSSNSSHEYLLGAPYRDIQKSELVSKNGTESTKQKDCEMKAKVDNETSLSDSCGSISYPPQTMKEMRTPFLFHITKPGTAQCEICGKFFSSNSKMLYHRDICSKNLSCKLCNKHFLNMNDLHKHNSEKHQTHKMHHNCMHCSASFLTKEHCLTHEENCVFVPYCDECGEKFSEVDQLRSHKDTTHRDPHCRYCGKEILKLKTLRFHELRHMKDTTEKFECSECEKVFKTKTGLRNHFALHTGQYKFCCDYCGRGFMSRMMMEEHRSKHTKEERYICDVCGRKFCFQSTYWIHRKWHDNPFPYKCNFCGRKFRHSSLLAVHKRKHTGERPYKCPHCPLTFPVGGTLKRHIILHTRVYPYNCEICKRGFTTRHKCAIHLSKIHGDSKMLNEKSRPNEFKMVIRDNETVKKQDNVEPSAEWQNPDDSEQVDMNFRLGSSAGGVDNFDHLEGAMSCSLVPDELLVGNAFATRVVEIVRDDTSQAVAAVTVADPEANNLPDLWYQ